One part of the Muntiacus reevesi chromosome 20, mMunRee1.1, whole genome shotgun sequence genome encodes these proteins:
- the LOC136151504 gene encoding histone H2A type 1-B — protein MSGRGKQGGKARAKAKTRSSRAGLQFPVGRVHRLLRKGNYSERVGAGAPVYLAAVLEYLTAEILELAGNAARDNKKTRIIPRHLQLAIRNDEELNKLLGRVTIAQGGVLPNIQAVLLPKKTESHHKAKGK, from the coding sequence ATGTCAGGCCGTGGTAAACAGGGTGGTAAGGCTCGAGCTAAAGCCAAAACTCGCTCTTCGCGTGCTGGGCTCCAGTTTCCAGTGGGCCGCGTGCACCGCCTGCTCCGGAAGGGCAACTACTCCGAGCGCGTTGGGGCCGGGGCCCCGGTATACCTAGCAGCGGTACTGGAGTACCTGACGGCCGAGATCTTGGAGCTGGCGGGTAACGCGGCGCGCGATAACAAGAAGACCCGTATCATCCCGCGCCACTTGCAGCTGGCCATCCGCAACGACGAAGAGCTCAACAAGCTGCTAGGTCGTGTGACCATCGCTCAGGGCGGCGTCCTGCCCAACATCCAGGCGGTGCTGCTGCCCAAGAAGACCGAAAGCCACCACAAGGCCAAGGGCAAGTGA
- the LOC136151604 gene encoding histone H3.1, producing the protein MARTKQTARKSTGGKAPRKQLATKAARKSAPATGGVKKPHRYRPGTVALREIRRYQKSTELLIRKLPFQRLVREIAQDFKTDLRFQSSAVMALQEACEAYLVGLFEDTNLCAIHAKRVTIMPKDIQLARRIRGERA; encoded by the coding sequence ATGGCTCGTACTAAGCAGACAGCTCGCAAGTCCACCGGCGGCAAGGCGCCGCGCAAGCAGCTGGCCACTAAGGCGGCCCGCAAGAGCGCGCCGGCCACTGGTGGCGTGAAGAAGCCGCACCGCTACCGGCCCGGCACGGTGGCCCTGCGCGAAATTCGCCGCTACCAGAAATCTACAGAGCTGCTGATCCGCAAGCTGCCGTTTCAACGGCTAGTGCGCGAGATTGCACAGGACTTCAAGACTGACCTGCGCTTCCAGAGCTCGGCCGTGATGGCGTTGCAGGAGGCGTGCGAGGCCTACCTGGTGGGGCTCTTCGAGGACACCAACCTGTGTGCCATCCACGCCAAGCGCGTCACTATCATGCCCAAGGACATCCAGCTCGCCCGCCGCATCCGCGGGGAGAGGGCGTAA